The nucleotide window TCGCCTCAGCCGCCTCTCGCATGCCGCCACAACCTTGGCGGTATTCGCAAGCCCCGCCCTCGCCCAAGACTTGTCACCCATCCAGACCATGTTGGAGACCGTCGAGGCCGCGTTGACCGGCCCCATCGGGATCGCGGTCGCCACGCTTGCCGTCATCGGCACCGGCTTCATGTGCATGATGGGACGGCTCAACTGGGGCTGGTTCGCCTCGGTCATCATCGGGATCGTGCTGATCTTCTCGGCCGGCACCATCGTTGACGGCTTCTCCTGAGGTTGGAGAATAGAGTTGGCCCAACAATCCCCCCTCTTTCTGGGTCTCGCCCGTCCGCCCAAGTATCTGGGTCTCCCCGTCGGATACCTGGTGGTGCTGGCGATCGGGGTCGTTTTGCCGTTCATCTGGACGAAGTCGATGGTCTTCTTCCTGATCGGTCTGGTCGCTTATCCGATCCTCTGGTTCGTCGCTGACCGGGAGCCGCATTTCTTCGAGGTGCTGCGCGTCTCCTATGGCTCAGTGCGCCCGACGAAGAATCGGGCACTGCACGGAGGGGACAGCTTTGGCGCTTGATGTAGGCACACTTTCCACTCACGGAACAGCCCTGCTCCAAGCGGGCGGCGGGGAGTTTGCGCGGGAGAGCTACCTCGCCGAGCACCTGCCGTATTTTGCTCTCGCCGGTGACAATGTCATGGTGCTGCGCGAGGGCGACCTCCTCGCCTCGCTGCGCCTCGATGGTCTGAACCCCATGACCACCGAGGATGCCCGGCTCGACGCGCTCAAACGCGCGGTTGCCGCCATCGTCGCCCAGACCGGCAACGCCTTCGGATTCTACATCCACCGGATTTCCGTGCCACAGGATCTGGGGATGCGCGCGGTCGAGGGCGACAATTTCGCCGCCGCGATCGATGCCCGCTGGCAGGCCCATGTCAAAGACCTGCGCCCGGCCAAGCGACAGCTCTATCTCAGCGTCATCCGGCGTCCCGATATCTCGGCGCGCATTCCGCTCCTGCGGGCGCTGGCCCGCAAGGCCTGGGTCAAAGACCGCGCGACGCGGATGCAGGAACTGAACGAGGTCATGGGCTTTTTCGAGGTGGCGCTTGCCTCCGCCAATCCCGTCCGGCTGACCCGCAGGGGCGGTGAATGGCTGGGCTATCTCAACACGCTGAACGCCGGCAGCTTCTCCCCCATCGCCTTTGGACAAAGCGCCCTGCCCCTCTCGCATACCTTGAGCAACTGTCGGGCAACCTTCGACGGCGACGTCGTCACCCTGACCGATGCCGTGACAGGTCGGGTCAAATACGGCGCGCTCTTCTCGATGAAGACCTATCCGGCCCTCACGGATGTCACGCTGCTCGATGCGCTCGACCTGCCGCTCGACATCGTGCTGACGAATTCCTTCAGCCCGATCCCCAACAACATCATGGCCGAGCGCATCCAGCGCATCATCCGCCAGATGCAAGCCTCGGACGATGCCGCCGTCTCTCTGCGGGAACAATTGGGACAAGCCGCCGACGACCAAGAGGCAGGACGCATCGCCTTTGGCGACCATCATTTGTCGATCGCGGTCTATGCGCCGGACCGCGACACGCTCGAACGCGCCGCCGCCCAGATCAAGCGCGTCGGCCAGGAGATCATGTCGGTGATCGTGCGTGAAAACATGGCGCTGAAAGCCACCTACTTCGCGCAGTCACCCGGCAATTTCGGCTACCGGGCGCGCAAGACGCCGATCTCCTCGATCAACTTCGCGGATTTTGCGGCCCTGCATGGCAGCGTCGAGGGGCGTAGTCCCGACCAATCGCCCTGGGGCCAGACGATCTCCGTGCTGCCCACGGTCGGCACTTCTGGGTATCGCTTCAATTTCCACGAGGCGGGCAGCCCCGGCAAAGAACCCACGGTCGGCCACACGCTCGTGCTGGGACGCACCGGCACCGGCAAGACGCTGACCACCGCTTTCCTCGCGGCGCAGGCGCAGCGGGTCGGCGCGCGGCTTTTCCTTTTCGACAAGGATCGCGGCCTCGAAATGGCGGTCCGCGCCCTCGGCGGACGCTATAACGAGATCCGGGCCGGTGTTCCCACGGGCCTGAACCCGCTCGCCACCGAGACAGACGAGCGCGGCCGAGCCTGGTTCTCGGACTGGCTGGCAACCCTTCTTACGCGGGGTGGCACGCTGACCGGCGAGCAATCCCGCCACATCCAGAGCGCGGTCGGCCAGAACGCCGATGCAGGCGCAGCCCTGCAACACTTCCTTAGTTTCGAGACCCTGTTCCAGTCGCTTGATGATGATGGCGAGCTGCAATCCCGCGTTGCCGAGTGGGCGCCAGGCGGGCGCTATGGCTGGGTCTTTGACGAGCCCGAACGCGGCGCGGGGCTCAAGCTCACGGGTGACATCGTCGGGTTTGACATGACCGAGATCCTCGATATGACGACCGAGCGCATGGCGGTGCTCTCCTACATCTTCCGCCAGATCGAACGCGTGGTCGAAGATCGCCACCCCACCATCATCGTGCTCGACGAAGCCTGGAAGCTGCTCGACGATCCCTACTTCGGGGCGCGGCTGGAAAACTGGCTGGT belongs to Sulfitobacter pacificus and includes:
- a CDS encoding type IV secretion system protein B4, with the translated sequence MAQCARRRIGHCTEGTALALDVGTLSTHGTALLQAGGGEFARESYLAEHLPYFALAGDNVMVLREGDLLASLRLDGLNPMTTEDARLDALKRAVAAIVAQTGNAFGFYIHRISVPQDLGMRAVEGDNFAAAIDARWQAHVKDLRPAKRQLYLSVIRRPDISARIPLLRALARKAWVKDRATRMQELNEVMGFFEVALASANPVRLTRRGGEWLGYLNTLNAGSFSPIAFGQSALPLSHTLSNCRATFDGDVVTLTDAVTGRVKYGALFSMKTYPALTDVTLLDALDLPLDIVLTNSFSPIPNNIMAERIQRIIRQMQASDDAAVSLREQLGQAADDQEAGRIAFGDHHLSIAVYAPDRDTLERAAAQIKRVGQEIMSVIVRENMALKATYFAQSPGNFGYRARKTPISSINFADFAALHGSVEGRSPDQSPWGQTISVLPTVGTSGYRFNFHEAGSPGKEPTVGHTLVLGRTGTGKTLTTAFLAAQAQRVGARLFLFDKDRGLEMAVRALGGRYNEIRAGVPTGLNPLATETDERGRAWFSDWLATLLTRGGTLTGEQSRHIQSAVGQNADAGAALQHFLSFETLFQSLDDDGELQSRVAEWAPGGRYGWVFDEPERGAGLKLTGDIVGFDMTEILDMTTERMAVLSYIFRQIERVVEDRHPTIIVLDEAWKLLDDPYFGARLENWLVTLRKMNCVVIMMTQYPSQLRDSRVGKTIVETVPTQILFPNDRATISDYDFLRVNAKEAALLVQPTIGQRIALVRSAGDSVFVDADLSALGDLLPILGGGATGEARVPADWRANPDFWRHVI
- a CDS encoding TrbC/VirB2 family protein, whose product is MLRHRLSRLSHAATTLAVFASPALAQDLSPIQTMLETVEAALTGPIGIAVATLAVIGTGFMCMMGRLNWGWFASVIIGIVLIFSAGTIVDGFS
- a CDS encoding type IV secretion system protein VirB3; the protein is MAQQSPLFLGLARPPKYLGLPVGYLVVLAIGVVLPFIWTKSMVFFLIGLVAYPILWFVADREPHFFEVLRVSYGSVRPTKNRALHGGDSFGA